Proteins from a single region of Flavobacterium sp. K5-23:
- a CDS encoding DUF1801 domain-containing protein has protein sequence MGNPQEVQFKSIDECLDSLPQNELEIVLFLRGIILECMPDCKEKLAYNVPFYYRHSRICYIWPASIPWGKVEKGVAIGFCKGDLLSDRTFAASKFISKLTFTSIKEIDVAFLKQQIYEAILIDNEIVKARRRKIQ, from the coding sequence ATGGGAAATCCACAAGAAGTACAATTTAAATCTATTGACGAATGTCTAGACTCTCTTCCCCAGAACGAGCTGGAGATTGTTCTTTTTCTTCGCGGTATAATCTTGGAATGCATGCCGGATTGCAAAGAGAAATTAGCTTATAACGTCCCTTTTTATTACCGTCATTCCCGTATATGTTATATTTGGCCCGCATCTATACCTTGGGGAAAAGTAGAAAAGGGAGTTGCCATAGGTTTCTGTAAAGGGGATCTATTGTCAGACAGGACTTTTGCGGCTTCAAAATTCATTTCTAAACTTACTTTTACTTCTATAAAAGAGATTGATGTTGCCTTTTTAAAACAACAAATCTACGAGGCTATTTTGATTGATAACGAAATTGTGAAAGCAAGAAGAAGAAAGATCCAATAG
- a CDS encoding ATP-binding protein has product MNAKIKISFLLILLSVSTFIYSQQKNIDKTFEIEIKNKSSKFTKEANFHKAQLFFLAEKWNSTLVYSMKQLSVNSNDVELNDYCHFFRGFSFKQKKLFKESQKELNKISSDFEFYNRVKMILGEIALEQNEFQKAINYFEELEDIADTNFFGLKTSKVNHNLGICYLHLNDFKKAESYLIKSTKLQEIEKDTLMLVGAYGDIATLYYDQYKDNEAIPYFEKAYHLSKKTNDFQLKKTAAMNMAVVEENRKNFPLALTYRKEFEKWKDSLNDQNKVWAVAELEKQFAVKQKQKEVTVLQAENKLKVAERNGLFYSSVSLLLLFGAGTYFYRQKVKNNKIILAQKSELDELNATKDKLFSIVSHDLRSSVSALKTSNTKLQHSLETKNFTELDIQLNNNSAITNGAYNLLDNLLHWALLQTKQSYFNRESQRLFFIVEQTAYNYTPLMLDKNIKFENKVSKSALVFVDQESLKMILRNFLDNAIKFSNQEGEITVYSRDSNEDYWDLVIEDSGLGMNDVTCQELMKETVLLSKKINEDIVGTGLGLQLCKSMIKKNGGKFRIESEEGKGTKMIVSLPKTQKDG; this is encoded by the coding sequence ATGAATGCTAAAATTAAAATATCCTTTCTTTTAATACTATTGAGTGTTTCTACTTTTATTTATTCTCAACAAAAAAATATTGATAAAACATTTGAAATTGAGATTAAAAACAAGAGTAGTAAGTTTACTAAAGAAGCCAATTTTCATAAAGCTCAATTGTTTTTTTTAGCTGAAAAATGGAATTCTACTTTAGTATATTCTATGAAACAATTAAGTGTTAATTCAAATGATGTTGAACTTAATGATTACTGTCATTTTTTTAGAGGTTTTAGTTTTAAGCAAAAAAAGTTATTTAAAGAATCTCAAAAAGAATTAAATAAAATCTCTAGTGATTTTGAATTTTACAATAGAGTGAAAATGATTCTGGGCGAAATTGCACTAGAGCAAAACGAATTTCAAAAAGCTATAAATTATTTCGAGGAGCTAGAAGATATTGCTGACACTAATTTTTTTGGTTTAAAAACAAGTAAAGTAAATCATAATCTAGGTATTTGCTATTTGCATTTAAATGATTTTAAGAAAGCCGAGTCCTATTTGATTAAAAGTACAAAACTACAAGAAATCGAAAAAGACACTCTGATGCTTGTTGGGGCTTATGGAGATATCGCTACTTTATATTACGATCAATACAAAGACAATGAGGCTATTCCTTATTTTGAGAAAGCATATCATTTGTCTAAAAAAACAAATGATTTTCAATTAAAGAAAACGGCAGCTATGAATATGGCCGTAGTGGAAGAGAATAGAAAAAATTTCCCATTGGCTTTGACCTATAGAAAAGAATTCGAAAAATGGAAAGATTCTCTTAACGACCAAAACAAAGTTTGGGCAGTTGCCGAACTGGAAAAACAATTTGCTGTAAAGCAAAAACAAAAAGAAGTTACTGTACTACAAGCCGAAAACAAGTTAAAAGTAGCGGAGCGAAATGGACTCTTTTATTCTTCGGTTTCCTTATTGCTGTTGTTTGGAGCAGGTACTTATTTTTACAGACAAAAAGTAAAAAACAATAAAATTATTCTGGCGCAAAAATCAGAGCTAGACGAATTGAATGCCACTAAAGACAAATTGTTTTCAATTGTGAGTCACGATTTGCGTTCTTCAGTGAGTGCTTTAAAAACGAGTAATACCAAATTACAACATAGCCTGGAGACTAAAAACTTCACAGAGTTGGATATTCAACTGAATAATAACAGTGCGATTACTAATGGTGCTTATAATCTATTGGATAATTTACTGCATTGGGCTTTATTGCAAACCAAACAATCTTATTTTAATAGAGAATCTCAACGGTTGTTTTTTATAGTAGAACAAACTGCTTATAACTACACGCCTTTAATGCTCGACAAGAACATTAAATTCGAAAATAAAGTGTCAAAAAGTGCTTTAGTTTTTGTCGATCAGGAATCTTTAAAAATGATTCTTAGGAACTTTTTAGACAATGCCATTAAATTTTCTAATCAAGAAGGGGAGATTACGGTATATAGCAGAGATTCTAATGAGGACTATTGGGATCTGGTAATTGAGGATTCCGGTTTAGGAATGAATGATGTAACCTGTCAAGAGCTTATGAAAGAAACGGTTTTATTATCTAAGAAAATAAATGAAGACATAGTAGGAACTGGATTGGGATTGCAATTATGTAAATCGATGATAAAGAAAAACGGTGGTAAGTTCAGGATTGAGAGTGAAGAGGGAAAAGGAACAAAAATGATTGTATCTTTGCCCAAAACCCAAAAAGATGGATAA
- a CDS encoding LytTR family DNA-binding domain-containing protein — translation MDKVSVLIIEDTPAQSDALVKVLLSNSYEVAGVATTYSEALNLFYANKVDVVIIDIFLNGNPEGITFAETINVVPNASKPFVFLTSSNDRQIFERAKLTRPFSFLMKPFNELEILYAIEMAVEKFHDQNDVFFSDEQDTVISSEFLFIKKGKALKKVHIAEIVYIEVEERYCNIITENEKFVILISLTKILELLDTSIFCRTHRNFIVNTEKIIEIIPSDNLIVLSGNHKAILSDKYKNLINNLRILK, via the coding sequence ATGGATAAAGTAAGCGTACTAATAATTGAAGACACTCCAGCCCAAAGCGATGCATTGGTAAAAGTGCTCTTGTCAAATAGTTATGAAGTAGCGGGCGTTGCAACTACTTACAGTGAAGCATTAAACTTGTTTTATGCTAACAAAGTGGACGTTGTTATCATAGATATTTTTTTGAATGGTAATCCTGAAGGAATCACTTTTGCCGAAACGATTAATGTGGTTCCTAATGCATCAAAACCTTTTGTGTTTTTAACGAGTTCAAATGACCGACAAATATTCGAAAGAGCTAAATTGACCCGTCCGTTTAGTTTTTTAATGAAACCTTTCAACGAATTAGAAATTTTGTATGCCATAGAAATGGCTGTAGAAAAGTTTCATGATCAAAATGATGTTTTCTTTAGCGATGAACAAGACACTGTAATTAGTTCGGAATTTTTATTTATAAAAAAGGGGAAAGCCTTAAAAAAAGTACATATTGCCGAAATCGTTTACATCGAAGTAGAAGAAAGATACTGTAACATCATTACCGAAAACGAGAAGTTTGTGATTCTAATATCTTTAACTAAAATCTTGGAACTTCTTGATACGTCAATATTCTGCAGAACGCATAGAAACTTTATCGTCAATACTGAAAAAATAATCGAAATAATACCATCAGATAATCTTATTGTATTGTCAGGAAATCATAAAGCCATTTTGAGCGACAAATACAAGAACCTTATCAATAATTTACGCATACTGAAATGA
- a CDS encoding phage tail protein — translation MDPILAQIIMFAGNFAPRGWAFCDGQLLPIASNQALFSLLGTTYGGDGTTTFGLPDLRSRVPIHPGTGPGLSTYRWGQRGGVETVTLTLPQIPSHNHLAQSTVTAGSATATMNASSAGTTNVPTGAYPAQPGNIGPSQINTYSSSKDTTMAADAIAVNVSGMGVATTVVNNGGSQFHTNIQPFVCVNYIIALVGTFPSRS, via the coding sequence ATGGATCCAATTTTAGCTCAAATTATCATGTTCGCTGGAAATTTTGCACCACGTGGCTGGGCCTTCTGTGATGGACAATTGTTACCCATCGCTTCGAATCAGGCGCTATTTTCATTATTAGGGACTACTTATGGAGGTGATGGAACAACCACATTCGGACTACCGGATTTAAGAAGTAGGGTTCCCATTCACCCAGGAACAGGACCAGGGCTGAGCACTTATCGATGGGGTCAGCGTGGGGGTGTAGAAACAGTGACTTTGACATTGCCGCAAATACCGTCCCATAATCATTTGGCACAATCTACAGTAACTGCGGGTTCTGCAACTGCTACTATGAATGCTAGTTCTGCTGGAACTACAAATGTTCCTACTGGAGCGTACCCGGCACAACCCGGAAATATAGGCCCTAGTCAAATAAATACATACTCATCTTCGAAAGATACAACAATGGCTGCTGATGCTATAGCTGTTAACGTTTCAGGAATGGGTGTGGCTACTACAGTTGTGAATAATGGTGGAAGTCAATTTCATACTAATATTCAACCTTTTGTATGCGTGAATTATATCATAGCGCTGGTAGGTACTTTTCCTTCAAGAAGTTGA
- a CDS encoding MBG domain-containing protein, protein METIICKFRFAFLLILFQSLFYTVSYGQTVTVNMSGTSDGTNIGANAFDGGSNNLIFEKNGFQFFGDHNNDGVASSSQIQYNKASSLGVGTEGGFFNIGTAYDAATRFVVKKTDGGEFDFQSVVVTEFSSFYTPLVIEGFKNGVSVGTQSINNTVSTQFTVLPNATFDDVDEVRFHSTGGFGEQYAYDNFVFVLAAANTAPVIGGTLAGQTVNDNATIKPFSGVTITDANGDNVTAIITLDTNAKGVLSGTDLSGTGPYTIASKTAANMQVAIRALTFNPTDNRTATSETTTFTININDGITSTNNNTTTVISSAVAPIVSSVNVPANATYIAGQNFNFTINFNEIVTVNTGGGTPQMSLTIGATTRQAVYLSGSGTAALLFRYTVQAGELDTDGITVGTLAANGGTLRDSGGKDANLTLNSVGSTANVNVDATAPTITSVTVPANATYIAGQNLDFTINFSENVTVNTGGGTPQMGLTIGATTRQAVYLSGSGTSSLSFRYTVQAGDLDTDGISIGTLAANGGTIRDNVTNNATLTLNSVGATTNVNVDAVAPTVTSVTVPANATYIAGQNLDFTINFSENVTVNTAGGTPQISLTIGSTTRQAVYVSGSGTSSLSFRYTVQAGDLDTDGIAIGTLAANGGTLRDNASNNANLTLNSVGSTTAVLVDAVAFSHVYSATNTARIASNITHTYNDISSCQTAISLRVISNDVIYNSAGGNATIKYNIIVNGTTISTGNVYGNTFDLSSYIPINSVQVASYYGGLGASISTVTFSSQLTVASPTTLMPVKGPNVANVFHCMNTSVTPLTAELSGTGTTLKWYTVSSGGMPNATAPTPNASSSGITSYWVSQTGTGGCESERSQIDVMVYLLPTTPTITAGGPTTFCTGGNVILTSSSASGNVWSTGATTQSISVSTGGTYTVAVTGERCTSVTSTGTNVIVNLTPAVPAVTTPITYNVGATATALTATGTGLLWYTEATGGTGTGTAPTLNTATSGTTFYWVSQSTATCEGPRARIDVNILPNATHLNFDGVDDYVNCGNSPTLNLTGSVTVESMIYRNSIGDDGCIVGKDNWSANTGYSFWVLPDNKFGLRFGNRVFSSTNVVPSNEYVHLSATYNLSTKTVSIFLNGVLDGTYSDVSNPVSNSGNLYLGTPQDAVGSSSYAFNGSIDEVRIWNRALSQAEIVNNMNCELPTPATQTGLLAYYQFNQGVDATDNSGVTSLADSSVTASNGTLTNFGLTGATSNWVAGSPIVTGTNCPYIVPTITVTDINKTYGDVNFDLAATSNSTGLISYSIIGANTTGTSLSGTDNKTVNVGSVGSLTIRATQAAEGSYASETKDITLTISKRAITITADAKSKIYGGVDPALAYQLTAGTLVSGDSFSGSLTRSAGENVANYAISAGTVSAGANYTMTFVPSNLSITARAITITADAKSKIYGSVDPALTYQLTTGALVSGDSFSGSLTRSAGENVANYAISAGTVSAGANYTMTFVPSILSITARAITITADAKSKVYGGVDPALTYQLTTGSLVSGDSFSGSLTRSAGENVANYAISVGTVSAGANYTMTFVPSNLSITARAITITADAKSKVYGGVDPALTYQLTAGALVSGDSFSGSLSRSAGENVGNYAISVGTVSAGANYTMTFVPSNLSITARAITITADAKSKVYGGVDPALTYQLTTGSLVSGDSFSGSLTRSAGENVANYAISVGTVSAGANYTMTFVPSNLSITARAITITADAKSKVYGGVDPSLTYQLTAGALVSGDSFSGSLTRSAGENVANYAISVGTVSAGANYTMTFVPSNLSITARAITITADAKSKVYGGVNPALTYQLTSGTLVSGDSFSGSLSRSAGENVGNYAISVGTVSAGANYMLTFVGNNFSIIKANQVIVWSQTLALGCDGKTTTVLTATSNSGLAVNYVSSDSNIATISGNVLSLKNYGSATVTATQSGDGNHNAALSIVFPLVNYQPNLLKKHFDNVIFFDNSSKEFVAYSWYKNGVLVPGQTAQYFKDSGVLNGTYFAKATKVDGMVVTTCDLTFSSSTIEVEFLKVAPNPVKSNSSYQIITNIDSVKLQNARVTVFNTLGTLMDDKIVSNKITDMIAPTTEGIYIVRLTLSNGKNFTKNLLVRN, encoded by the coding sequence ATGGAAACAATAATTTGTAAATTTCGATTTGCCTTCCTTTTAATCTTATTTCAGTCTCTATTTTACACGGTGTCCTATGGACAAACCGTAACCGTAAATATGTCTGGAACTTCCGATGGAACGAACATCGGGGCAAATGCTTTTGATGGAGGGTCGAACAATTTAATATTTGAAAAAAATGGATTTCAATTTTTTGGAGATCATAACAATGATGGGGTTGCCTCTAGCAGTCAAATTCAATACAATAAAGCAAGCAGTTTGGGTGTTGGAACTGAAGGGGGTTTCTTTAACATAGGAACAGCATATGATGCAGCGACAAGATTTGTTGTTAAAAAGACTGATGGAGGAGAATTTGATTTTCAGAGTGTGGTGGTTACGGAGTTTAGCAGCTTCTATACACCATTGGTAATCGAAGGATTTAAAAATGGGGTCTCGGTTGGAACGCAATCGATCAACAATACTGTTTCTACACAATTTACAGTCTTACCAAACGCAACGTTTGATGATGTTGATGAAGTGCGATTTCATAGTACAGGTGGATTTGGAGAACAATATGCTTATGATAATTTTGTTTTTGTTCTAGCAGCTGCTAATACCGCTCCAGTCATTGGAGGAACCTTGGCAGGTCAAACCGTAAACGATAATGCCACTATAAAACCATTTTCAGGAGTTACCATTACTGATGCAAATGGGGATAACGTAACAGCTATCATTACCTTAGATACTAATGCTAAAGGGGTGCTTTCTGGAACCGATCTATCAGGAACAGGACCCTACACAATTGCAAGCAAGACAGCTGCAAATATGCAGGTCGCAATTCGTGCATTAACCTTCAATCCTACTGATAATCGTACTGCTACATCTGAAACCACTACATTTACGATTAATATAAATGATGGAATAACCAGTACAAATAACAATACGACTACTGTAATTTCAAGTGCAGTTGCACCAATTGTTTCTAGCGTTAACGTCCCTGCTAATGCAACATACATTGCCGGTCAAAATTTTAATTTCACTATCAATTTTAATGAGATTGTCACTGTCAATACTGGAGGAGGGACGCCTCAAATGAGTTTAACTATAGGGGCGACTACTCGCCAAGCAGTATATTTAAGTGGATCGGGAACAGCAGCATTGTTATTCCGCTACACTGTTCAAGCAGGTGAATTGGATACTGATGGAATTACTGTTGGTACCTTAGCTGCTAATGGAGGAACGTTGAGAGACTCTGGAGGAAAGGATGCTAATCTTACTTTAAATAGTGTTGGCTCAACTGCTAATGTAAATGTAGATGCAACTGCTCCAACCATTACAAGTGTAACAGTTCCGGCCAATGCGACTTATATTGCAGGTCAAAATCTAGATTTCACTATTAATTTTAGTGAAAACGTAACGGTGAATACAGGGGGAGGTACTCCTCAAATGGGTCTTACCATTGGAGCAACTACTCGCCAAGCAGTATATCTAAGTGGTTCAGGAACATCTTCTTTATCATTTAGATATACCGTTCAAGCTGGAGATTTGGACACTGATGGTATTTCTATAGGAACTTTAGCTGCTAACGGTGGTACTATTAGAGATAATGTAACGAACAATGCAACTCTTACATTAAATAGTGTGGGTGCGACTACTAACGTAAATGTAGATGCTGTTGCTCCTACAGTTACTTCGGTAACGGTTCCTGCCAATGCAACTTATATTGCAGGTCAAAATCTAGATTTCACTATTAATTTTAGTGAAAATGTAACGGTTAACACTGCTGGAGGTACTCCTCAAATAAGCCTTACAATTGGATCTACAACTCGCCAAGCGGTTTATGTAAGCGGATCAGGAACATCTTCTTTATCATTTAGATATACCGTTCAAGCTGGGGATTTGGACACTGATGGTATTGCTATAGGAACTTTAGCTGCTAACGGTGGTACTTTAAGAGATAATGCAAGCAACAATGCTAATCTTACATTAAATAGTGTGGGATCGACTACTGCGGTACTTGTAGATGCAGTTGCATTCAGTCACGTTTATTCGGCTACAAATACTGCTCGAATAGCATCTAATATTACACATACTTATAATGATATTTCATCTTGTCAAACAGCTATTTCTTTGAGAGTAATTTCAAATGATGTTATTTATAATTCAGCGGGGGGGAATGCTACTATAAAATATAATATAATTGTAAATGGCACTACAATATCTACTGGAAATGTTTATGGGAACACTTTTGATTTATCTAGTTATATTCCAATAAATTCTGTTCAAGTTGCATCATATTATGGAGGTCTTGGCGCTTCTATTTCAACTGTAACTTTTAGTTCCCAATTGACTGTCGCTTCTCCAACTACTTTAATGCCTGTGAAAGGCCCAAATGTAGCTAATGTTTTTCATTGCATGAATACTTCAGTAACACCATTAACTGCCGAATTGTCTGGTACTGGTACTACTTTAAAATGGTATACAGTTTCATCAGGTGGTATGCCAAATGCAACAGCTCCAACACCTAATGCTAGTTCTTCAGGAATAACATCTTATTGGGTATCTCAAACAGGTACAGGCGGTTGTGAGAGTGAAAGAAGTCAAATAGACGTTATGGTTTATCTTTTGCCAACTACTCCAACTATTACAGCAGGTGGACCAACTACTTTCTGTACTGGTGGGAATGTTATTTTAACATCTTCTTCTGCAAGTGGAAATGTTTGGTCAACAGGAGCAACAACTCAATCTATTTCAGTGTCAACTGGAGGAACATATACTGTTGCAGTTACTGGCGAAAGATGTACATCAGTCACATCTACGGGTACAAATGTTATAGTAAATCTAACTCCTGCTGTTCCAGCAGTTACTACGCCTATAACTTATAATGTTGGAGCCACTGCAACTGCGTTAACTGCAACAGGAACCGGTCTGTTATGGTACACAGAAGCAACCGGAGGGACAGGAACGGGAACTGCACCAACATTAAATACAGCAACCAGTGGGACAACTTTTTATTGGGTGTCACAATCTACAGCTACTTGCGAAGGTCCAAGAGCTCGGATAGATGTTAATATTTTACCAAACGCAACGCATTTAAATTTTGATGGGGTTGATGATTATGTAAATTGTGGAAATAGTCCAACTTTAAATTTAACAGGATCTGTTACTGTTGAATCAATGATTTATAGAAACTCTATAGGTGATGACGGTTGCATTGTTGGTAAAGATAATTGGAGTGCAAATACTGGGTATTCATTTTGGGTGTTACCAGATAATAAATTTGGATTAAGATTTGGAAATAGAGTTTTTTCAAGTACGAATGTTGTGCCCAGCAATGAATATGTTCATTTATCAGCAACTTACAATTTAAGTACAAAAACGGTTTCAATTTTTTTAAACGGGGTTTTAGACGGGACTTATTCGGATGTTAGTAACCCAGTATCTAATTCAGGAAATTTATATTTAGGAACTCCTCAAGATGCGGTAGGGAGCTCTTCTTATGCTTTTAATGGAAGTATAGACGAAGTTCGTATTTGGAATAGAGCGTTATCACAAGCTGAAATTGTTAATAATATGAATTGCGAATTGCCTACCCCAGCAACGCAAACAGGATTGTTGGCCTACTATCAATTCAATCAAGGAGTTGATGCAACAGATAATTCAGGAGTGACATCATTAGCAGATAGCAGTGTTACGGCAAGCAATGGGACATTAACTAACTTCGGTTTAACTGGAGCGACATCAAACTGGGTAGCAGGTTCACCTATTGTTACGGGAACTAATTGTCCTTATATAGTTCCTACGATTACTGTTACCGATATTAATAAAACATACGGAGATGTTAATTTTGATTTAGCGGCAACTTCAAATTCTACAGGATTAATTTCCTATAGTATTATAGGCGCTAATACTACAGGAACATCTTTAAGCGGAACCGATAATAAAACGGTGAATGTGGGAAGTGTAGGTAGTTTAACAATACGTGCAACCCAAGCTGCTGAAGGGAGTTATGCCTCAGAGACAAAAGATATTACACTAACAATCTCAAAAAGAGCAATTACTATTACTGCTGATGCGAAATCGAAAATTTACGGAGGTGTAGATCCTGCATTAGCGTATCAGCTTACTGCTGGAACTTTAGTATCAGGCGATTCATTCTCAGGATCGTTGACTAGAAGTGCTGGTGAAAACGTAGCGAATTATGCAATCTCGGCGGGAACAGTTTCAGCTGGAGCAAATTATACGATGACATTTGTGCCATCCAATTTATCGATTACTGCAAGAGCAATTACGATTACTGCTGATGCAAAATCTAAAATTTACGGAAGTGTAGATCCTGCATTAACATATCAACTTACAACAGGAGCTTTAGTATCAGGAGATTCATTCTCAGGTTCATTGACTAGAAGTGCTGGTGAAAACGTAGCGAATTATGCAATCTCAGCGGGAACAGTTTCTGCTGGAGCAAATTATACTATGACATTTGTACCTTCAATTTTATCGATCACTGCAAGAGCAATTACTATTACTGCTGATGCAAAATCGAAAGTTTACGGTGGAGTAGATCCTGCATTAACATATCAACTTACTACAGGAAGTTTAGTATCAGGAGATTCATTTTCAGGATCATTAACTAGAAGTGCAGGTGAAAACGTAGCTAATTATGCAATATCAGTGGGAACAGTTTCAGCTGGAGCAAATTATACGATGACATTTGTACCATCTAATTTATCGATCACAGCAAGAGCAATTACCATTACTGCTGATGCAAAATCGAAAGTTTACGGTGGAGTAGATCCTGCATTAACATATCAGCTTACTGCTGGAGCTCTAGTATCAGGAGATTCATTCTCAGGTTCATTGTCTAGAAGTGCTGGTGAAAACGTAGGTAATTATGCAATCTCAGTGGGAACAGTTTCTGCTGGAGCAAATTACACGATGACATTTGTACCATCTAATTTATCGATTACTGCAAGAGCAATTACGATTACTGCTGATGCAAAATCGAAAGTTTACGGTGGAGTAGATCCTGCATTAACATATCAGCTTACTACTGGAAGTTTAGTATCAGGAGATTCATTCTCAGGATCATTGACTAGAAGTGCTGGTGAAAACGTAGCGAATTATGCAATCTCAGTGGGAACAGTTTCAGCTGGAGCAAATTATACGATGACATTTGTACCATCTAATTTATCGATCACTGCAAGAGCAATTACGATTACTGCTGATGCAAAATCGAAAGTTTACGGTGGAGTAGATCCTTCATTAACATATCAACTTACTGCTGGAGCTTTAGTATCAGGAGATTCATTCTCAGGTTCATTGACTAGAAGTGCTGGTGAAAACGTAGCTAATTATGCAATCTCAGTGGGAACAGTTTCTGCCGGAGCAAATTATACGATGACATTTGTACCATCTAATTTATCGATCACTGCAAGAGCAATTACGATTACTGCTGATGCAAAATCGAAAGTTTACGGTGGAGTAAATCCTGCATTAACATATCAACTTACTTCTGGAACTTTAGTATCTGGAGATTCATTCTCAGGTTCATTGTCTAGAAGTGCTGGTGAAAACGTAGGGAATTATGCAATCTCAGTGGGAACAGTTTCTGCTGGAGCAAATTATATGTTGACTTTTGTAGGAAATAATTTCAGCATTATTAAAGCAAACCAAGTTATTGTATGGAGTCAAACTTTAGCATTGGGTTGTGATGGTAAGACTACAACTGTTTTAACCGCTACTTCTAATAGTGGTTTAGCTGTGAATTATGTTTCTTCGGATAGTAATATCGCAACAATTTCAGGCAATGTACTAAGTTTGAAAAACTATGGTTCGGCAACTGTTACCGCTACTCAATCAGGGGACGGTAATCATAATGCTGCTCTATCTATAGTATTTCCTTTAGTGAATTACCAACCAAATTTATTAAAGAAACATTTTGACAATGTTATTTTCTTTGATAATAGTTCTAAGGAATTTGTTGCATATAGCTGGTATAAAAACGGAGTTTTAGTCCCGGGTCAAACTGCTCAATATTTTAAAG